A region of Paractinoplanes abujensis DNA encodes the following proteins:
- a CDS encoding PspC domain-containing protein: MTQLPDGGLQTPYKQLRRPLDDRLAAGVCSGVGRYFGVDPVLVRVGFALLAVITAGAALLAYPIMWFLMPEETPGI; this comes from the coding sequence ATGACACAGCTCCCCGACGGCGGCCTCCAGACCCCGTACAAGCAACTCCGCCGGCCCCTCGACGACCGTCTCGCGGCGGGCGTCTGCAGCGGTGTCGGACGCTACTTCGGCGTCGACCCCGTGCTCGTCCGGGTCGGTTTCGCCCTGCTCGCCGTGATCACCGCGGGTGCGGCGCTGCTCGCCTACCCGATCATGTGGTTCCTGATGCCCGAGGAGACCCCGGGCATCTGA
- the guaA gene encoding glutamine-hydrolyzing GMP synthase, with protein sequence MSTPRPVLVVDFGAQYAQLIARRVREARVYSEIVPHSMPVAEMLAKDPAAIILSGGPSSVYEPGAPVLDAKLFDNEVPVFGICYGFQAMAQALGGTVAHTGSREYGRTHLTAQGGTLLRELPDDLPVWMSHGDSVAVAPQGFAVTASTPGAPVAAFEDLNTRRAGVQFHPEVAHTEQGQEMLKRFLYDIAGLEPTWTPGNIIEDQVAAIRAQVGDKQVICGLSGGVDSAVAAALVQRAIGDQLTCVFVDHGLLRAGEAEQVEKDFVAATGARLKVVDAADVFLGHLAGVTDPEQKRKIIGREFIRAFEGAARELDAERHIEFLVQGTLYPDVVESGGGTGTANIKSHHNVGGLPDDLQFALIEPLRTLFKDEVRALGAELGLPEEMVQRHPFPGPGLAIRIIGAVDRDRLDLLRAADLIAREELTASGLDRDVWQFPVVLLADVRSVGVQGDGRTYGHPVVLRPVSSEDAMTADWSRLPYDVIAKISTRITNEVREVNRVVLDVTSKPPGTIEWE encoded by the coding sequence GTGAGTACTCCCCGCCCGGTTCTCGTCGTCGACTTCGGCGCCCAGTACGCCCAGCTGATCGCCCGCCGTGTCCGTGAGGCGCGGGTCTATTCCGAGATCGTCCCGCATTCCATGCCCGTGGCCGAGATGCTGGCCAAGGACCCGGCCGCCATCATCCTGTCCGGCGGCCCGTCCAGCGTCTACGAGCCCGGCGCGCCGGTGCTCGACGCCAAGCTGTTCGACAACGAGGTGCCCGTCTTCGGCATCTGTTACGGCTTCCAGGCGATGGCCCAGGCGCTCGGCGGCACGGTCGCGCACACCGGCTCGCGGGAGTACGGGCGCACCCACCTGACCGCTCAGGGCGGCACGCTGCTGCGCGAGCTGCCCGACGACCTGCCGGTCTGGATGAGTCACGGCGACAGTGTGGCCGTGGCCCCGCAGGGCTTCGCGGTCACCGCCTCGACACCGGGTGCGCCGGTGGCCGCCTTCGAGGATCTCAACACCCGCCGGGCCGGCGTGCAGTTCCACCCCGAGGTGGCGCACACCGAGCAGGGGCAGGAGATGCTCAAGCGGTTCCTCTACGACATCGCCGGCCTCGAGCCGACCTGGACCCCGGGCAACATCATCGAGGACCAGGTGGCCGCGATCCGCGCCCAGGTGGGCGACAAGCAGGTGATCTGCGGGCTCTCCGGCGGGGTCGACTCGGCGGTCGCCGCCGCGCTCGTGCAGAGGGCGATCGGCGACCAGCTGACCTGTGTCTTCGTCGACCACGGCCTGCTCCGCGCGGGCGAGGCCGAGCAGGTCGAGAAGGACTTCGTGGCCGCCACCGGCGCCCGGCTCAAGGTGGTGGACGCGGCCGACGTGTTCCTGGGCCACCTGGCCGGCGTCACCGACCCCGAGCAGAAGCGCAAGATCATCGGCCGCGAGTTCATCCGCGCGTTCGAGGGCGCGGCCCGCGAGCTCGACGCCGAGCGGCACATCGAGTTCCTGGTGCAGGGCACGCTCTACCCCGACGTGGTGGAGTCGGGCGGCGGCACGGGCACGGCCAACATCAAGTCCCACCACAATGTGGGCGGCCTGCCCGACGACCTGCAGTTCGCGCTCATCGAGCCGCTGCGCACCCTGTTCAAGGACGAGGTGCGCGCCCTGGGGGCCGAGCTCGGCCTGCCGGAGGAGATGGTGCAGCGTCACCCGTTCCCCGGCCCCGGCCTGGCCATCCGCATCATCGGCGCGGTCGACCGCGACCGGCTCGACCTGCTGCGCGCGGCCGACCTGATCGCCCGCGAGGAGCTGACCGCGTCGGGGCTCGACCGTGACGTCTGGCAGTTCCCGGTGGTGCTGCTGGCTGACGTGCGCAGCGTCGGCGTGCAGGGCGACGGCCGGACGTACGGGCATCCGGTCGTGCTGCGGCCCGTCTCCAGCGAGGACGCGATGACCGCGGACTGGTCACGGCTGCCCTACGACGTGATCGCGAAGATCTCGACCCGGATCACCAACGAGGTGCGCGAGGTCAACCGGGTCGTTCTCGACGTCACGAGCAAGCCCCCGGGCACCATCGAGTGGGAGTGA
- a CDS encoding S8 family serine peptidase, with amino-acid sequence MRKLLAGLAAAGSMLVATPAQAAVAQPGLIEARVTAAWASTRGSSRVIVAVIDTGVSRLPDLAGRLLTGRDFVNHDDDASDDNGHGTMAATVIAAATGNRTGVDGVCGNCRILPVKVLNAKGGGSYTDIALGIRYAADRGAAVISLSLGGADDSSLLRDAVGYAESKGALVVAAAGNRGVSTPHYPAAIGSVLAVGGVTSTGARYDWSNFGSWVGVTAPGCNPAQGPSGTVGQYCGTSSATPFVAGVAALLASTDPTPSAALIRTTLISTRTRRSGRVDALAALRALPIDGDVVRPSLAFGAVRPLVRGRVTVTAGAADQHGVRRVQLYAAGRLIATDTTAPYSFVWQSAPRTGPVPLELRAYDRKGNLTVVRRTVRADNAAPVLRLAKSGRTVTARATDPSGLARLELIVNGKVTARSAAAAHRFVVPARARTVVVRAVDRAGNARVANGKLGG; translated from the coding sequence ATGCGGAAGCTGCTCGCCGGTCTGGCCGCCGCCGGCTCCATGCTGGTCGCGACGCCCGCCCAGGCCGCCGTCGCGCAGCCCGGCCTGATCGAGGCCCGGGTCACCGCGGCCTGGGCGTCCACCCGCGGCTCGTCCCGGGTGATCGTCGCGGTGATCGACACCGGCGTGAGCCGGCTGCCCGACCTGGCCGGCCGTCTGCTGACCGGCCGCGACTTCGTCAACCACGACGACGACGCGTCCGACGACAACGGGCACGGCACCATGGCCGCCACCGTGATCGCCGCGGCCACCGGCAACCGCACGGGCGTCGACGGCGTCTGCGGTAACTGCCGGATCCTGCCGGTCAAGGTGCTCAACGCCAAGGGCGGCGGCAGCTACACCGACATCGCGCTGGGCATCCGTTACGCGGCCGACCGCGGCGCGGCCGTGATCAGCCTGTCGCTGGGCGGGGCGGACGACAGCTCGCTGCTGCGCGACGCCGTCGGCTACGCCGAGAGCAAGGGTGCGCTGGTGGTGGCCGCGGCCGGCAACCGCGGTGTCTCCACTCCGCACTATCCGGCGGCCATCGGGTCCGTGCTCGCGGTCGGCGGGGTCACGTCGACCGGCGCTCGCTACGACTGGTCCAACTTCGGCAGCTGGGTCGGGGTCACCGCGCCCGGCTGCAACCCGGCCCAGGGCCCCTCGGGCACCGTGGGGCAGTACTGCGGAACTTCGTCGGCCACTCCGTTCGTAGCGGGCGTGGCGGCCCTGCTGGCCTCGACCGACCCCACACCCTCGGCCGCCCTCATCCGCACCACGCTGATCTCGACCCGGACCCGCCGCTCCGGACGCGTCGACGCCCTGGCCGCGCTGCGGGCCCTGCCGATCGACGGCGACGTCGTTCGTCCGTCGCTCGCCTTCGGGGCCGTGCGCCCGCTCGTCCGGGGCCGGGTCACGGTCACGGCCGGCGCGGCCGACCAGCACGGCGTCCGGAGGGTCCAGCTGTACGCCGCGGGCCGCCTGATCGCCACCGACACCACCGCGCCGTACTCCTTCGTCTGGCAGTCCGCCCCCCGCACCGGCCCGGTGCCGCTGGAGCTGCGCGCCTACGACCGCAAGGGCAACCTGACCGTCGTACGGCGGACCGTGCGCGCCGACAACGCCGCGCCCGTCCTGCGGCTGGCCAAGTCGGGGCGCACGGTCACCGCGCGTGCCACCGACCCGTCCGGCCTGGCCCGTCTCGAACTGATCGTGAACGGCAAGGTCACTGCCCGTTCAGCGGCCGCCGCCCACCGTTTTGTAGTGCCCGCGCGAGCACGTACCGTAGTGGTCCGGGCGGTCGACCGGGCCGGGAACGCGCGGGTCGCCAACGGTAAACTCGGCGGGTGA
- a CDS encoding S8 family serine peptidase, whose amino-acid sequence MKLTKRRVTVGLISTAVVVSMTSVTTWALAADTKKVPAAAAASSVRLVVGYKTGADRSAATRTMSAAGARVTTGDAAATSALSAINASSVSVPSGRSSAMISALRSDPNVAYVEQDVQTKAFDVTPTDPSFKLQNEMYTVKAPAAWDTTTGGATPITVAVIDTGVANEGDLVGALVPGYDFVNKDASPADDEGHGTAVAALIAARGNNGQGMAGVCWTCKIMPVKVLDSEGSGWDSDVAKGIIWAVQKGARILNLSLGSPQSTKVLADAVAYANMNGALVVAAAGNAGNTVKQYPGAYGDVLTVAATNRCPAFASDPDCTSGTTTRSAFSSYNKAGDSWVDVAAPGTVLSMDRFGNYSSGIQGTSFSSPIVAGAAALIKSQHPNYTGWSLASAIYSGAAQRKLANGGVNYGLIDIPASLPVGTDTTAPTATGITPGNGAVKRGTFAVSPLGLKDDRSGIRNTTLWVNNKFVGYSRNAPFGVSFNFSSYKGPTKIELRIFDRAGNNKIVSSTITIDNTKPAVRITSAPKSGSKLKGKVTIGYTGSDAYGINRFELLLNGKVAQKHTNTTAFAFATTAVPSKFTVQVRAYDRAGNSSLSAKYSYTR is encoded by the coding sequence ATGAAGCTCACCAAGCGACGGGTCACCGTCGGTCTCATCTCCACCGCCGTCGTCGTTTCGATGACGAGCGTGACCACGTGGGCGCTGGCCGCCGACACCAAGAAGGTTCCGGCAGCGGCTGCGGCGTCGTCCGTCCGCCTCGTCGTCGGTTACAAGACCGGCGCCGACCGCAGCGCCGCCACCCGGACCATGTCCGCCGCGGGCGCGCGGGTCACCACCGGTGACGCCGCCGCGACCTCGGCCTTGTCCGCCATCAACGCTTCCAGCGTGTCGGTGCCGTCCGGCCGCAGCTCCGCGATGATCTCCGCGCTGCGCAGCGACCCGAACGTGGCCTATGTCGAGCAGGACGTGCAGACCAAGGCGTTCGACGTCACGCCGACCGACCCCTCGTTCAAACTGCAGAACGAGATGTACACGGTCAAGGCGCCCGCGGCGTGGGACACGACGACCGGTGGAGCCACCCCGATCACCGTCGCCGTCATCGACACCGGCGTCGCCAATGAGGGCGACCTGGTCGGCGCGCTCGTGCCCGGTTACGACTTCGTCAACAAGGACGCCAGCCCGGCCGACGACGAGGGCCACGGCACCGCCGTCGCCGCCCTGATCGCCGCTCGCGGCAACAACGGCCAGGGCATGGCCGGCGTCTGCTGGACCTGCAAGATCATGCCGGTCAAGGTGCTCGACAGCGAGGGCAGCGGCTGGGACAGCGACGTCGCGAAGGGCATCATCTGGGCCGTCCAGAAGGGCGCGCGCATTCTGAACCTGTCGCTCGGCTCGCCCCAGTCGACCAAGGTGCTGGCCGACGCGGTGGCCTACGCCAACATGAACGGCGCCCTCGTGGTGGCGGCCGCGGGCAACGCGGGCAACACCGTGAAGCAGTACCCGGGCGCCTACGGTGACGTGCTCACCGTGGCCGCGACGAACCGCTGCCCGGCGTTCGCCAGCGACCCCGACTGCACGTCCGGCACGACGACCCGCTCCGCGTTCTCGTCCTACAACAAGGCCGGCGACTCGTGGGTCGACGTGGCCGCCCCCGGCACCGTGCTGAGCATGGACCGGTTCGGCAACTACAGCAGCGGCATCCAGGGCACCTCGTTCTCGTCGCCGATCGTGGCCGGCGCGGCCGCCCTGATCAAGTCGCAGCACCCCAACTACACCGGCTGGTCGCTGGCCAGCGCCATCTACTCCGGCGCGGCCCAGCGGAAGCTGGCCAACGGCGGCGTCAACTACGGCCTGATCGACATCCCGGCCTCGCTCCCGGTGGGCACCGACACCACCGCGCCGACCGCCACCGGCATCACGCCGGGCAACGGCGCGGTCAAGCGCGGCACCTTCGCGGTCAGCCCGCTGGGCCTCAAGGACGACCGCTCCGGCATCCGGAACACGACGCTCTGGGTGAACAACAAGTTCGTCGGGTACAGCCGGAACGCGCCGTTCGGCGTCAGCTTCAACTTCAGCTCGTACAAGGGCCCGACCAAGATCGAGCTGCGCATCTTCGACCGGGCCGGCAACAACAAGATCGTGTCGAGCACCATCACGATCGACAACACGAAGCCGGCCGTGCGGATCACCTCGGCCCCCAAGAGCGGCTCCAAGCTCAAGGGCAAGGTGACGATCGGCTACACCGGCTCCGACGCGTACGGCATCAACCGCTTCGAGCTGCTGCTCAACGGCAAGGTGGCCCAGAAGCACACCAACACCACGGCCTTCGCGTTCGCCACCACGGCGGTGCCGTCGAAGTTCACCGTGCAGGTGCGCGCCTATGACCGGGCCGGCAACTCGAGCCTGTCCGCGAAGTACAGCTACACCCGCTAG
- a CDS encoding LCP family protein yields the protein MRNKRVSLWIGGAVAVALLAGGGIAWAVRSGPDKPTAAPAGSAPPATPAAPTSAAPSPGADITGPLDLVLVGVDTRVSIPGWEPHADAIMLLHVERGLDSAYLYSIPRDTRVAVPGHGTRKVTEAMSLGSRVAGSKVPDVQKGYQLLTRTLSGYTGIKEFQAGAILNFGGLARLTDQLGGVDLVIDQKVKSRHRKPDGSLRPLSGGDYIGPQAVYEPGRRRLVGWQAIDYARQRYGLPDGDYDRQRHQRQLVAALLTKAMSQGLPTQPEKLDQLVSALGDTLVYLGGRKPVEYAYALRDLSPSKITRVSLPGRGVGRGSGYLGEQLTEEGRGFVRAVAQGKAAAYLVSHPKLVDK from the coding sequence ATGCGGAACAAGAGGGTGAGCCTGTGGATCGGCGGCGCGGTGGCCGTCGCGCTGCTGGCCGGCGGTGGCATCGCGTGGGCCGTCCGCTCCGGGCCGGACAAGCCTACGGCGGCGCCCGCCGGCTCGGCCCCGCCCGCGACGCCTGCCGCCCCCACCAGCGCCGCCCCGTCGCCCGGGGCCGACATCACCGGGCCGCTCGACCTCGTGCTCGTCGGCGTCGACACCCGCGTCTCGATCCCCGGCTGGGAGCCGCACGCCGACGCCATCATGCTGCTGCACGTCGAACGCGGGCTCGACTCCGCGTACCTCTACTCGATCCCCCGCGACACCCGGGTCGCGGTGCCCGGCCACGGCACGCGCAAGGTCACCGAGGCGATGAGCCTCGGCTCGCGCGTCGCCGGCAGCAAGGTGCCGGACGTGCAGAAGGGCTATCAGCTGCTGACCCGGACGCTCAGCGGCTACACCGGCATCAAGGAGTTCCAGGCCGGCGCGATCCTCAACTTCGGCGGCCTGGCCCGGCTGACCGACCAGCTCGGCGGGGTCGACCTGGTGATCGACCAGAAGGTCAAGTCGCGGCACCGCAAACCGGACGGATCGCTGCGGCCGCTCTCCGGCGGCGACTACATCGGACCGCAGGCCGTCTACGAGCCGGGCCGCCGGCGCCTCGTCGGCTGGCAGGCGATCGACTACGCCCGGCAGCGCTACGGGCTGCCCGACGGCGACTACGACCGGCAGCGGCATCAGCGCCAGCTCGTCGCGGCCCTGCTGACCAAAGCGATGAGTCAAGGTCTGCCCACCCAGCCGGAAAAGTTGGACCAGTTGGTCTCCGCGCTCGGCGACACGCTTGTCTACCTGGGCGGGCGCAAACCGGTCGAATACGCGTACGCGCTCCGCGACCTCTCCCCCTCGAAGATCACCCGGGTCAGCCTGCCCGGGCGCGGGGTCGGCCGGGGCAGCGGCTACCTCGGTGAGCAGCTCACCGAGGAGGGCCGCGGCTTCGTCCGGGCCGTCGCGCAGGGCAAAGCGGCCGCTTACCTCGTGAGCCACCCCAAGCTCGTAGACAAATAG
- a CDS encoding M1 family metallopeptidase: MKRAGVAGVLCVALAVAGCSSDDEPAPAPSQAPSSAPVFAPGAEGIGDPYFPKYGNGGYDVAGYDLKLRYDPRSEQLTGTATITATATQDLSRFNLDLSKLVAKSVTVDGVRAKSSAAGTELIITPAAGIPTGRAFTTVVEYGGRPAQLGDAVLGQGGWLENQQGAVALGQPESASTWFPVNDHPRDKATFKLEMTVPEGVEAISNGVPGPQRTSGGWTTWTWSQSAPMASYLAMVVIGQYRVTTTEHNGKPMVIAISEALPADGAAAQSLARTAEITDFLATKFGPYPFDANGGVAVDDQRIGYALETQSRPVYGPAFFTGGPNQGVVAHELAHQWFGDSVALEKWQDIWLNEGFATYAEWLWDEHSGGDSVQANFDNVYNSYAWNQPGQAGNPGANRIFGQAVYQRGGMTVFALRKAIGDPAFDQLLKRWTSEHKDGNAGTDDLIAMAEEISGKQLDDLFQAWLFSDEKPAKP; this comes from the coding sequence ATGAAGCGTGCGGGTGTTGCCGGAGTCCTCTGTGTCGCGCTGGCAGTCGCCGGCTGTTCCTCCGACGACGAGCCGGCCCCGGCCCCGAGTCAGGCCCCGTCCTCCGCGCCGGTTTTCGCCCCCGGTGCGGAGGGCATCGGCGACCCCTATTTCCCGAAGTACGGCAACGGTGGCTACGACGTGGCCGGCTACGACCTCAAGCTGCGCTACGACCCACGGAGCGAGCAGCTCACCGGCACGGCGACGATCACCGCCACCGCGACGCAGGACCTGTCCCGGTTCAACCTCGATCTGTCCAAGCTGGTCGCGAAGAGCGTGACGGTCGACGGCGTACGGGCGAAGTCGTCGGCCGCGGGCACCGAGCTGATCATCACCCCGGCCGCCGGCATCCCCACCGGGCGCGCGTTCACCACAGTCGTCGAGTACGGCGGCCGGCCCGCGCAGCTCGGCGACGCGGTGCTCGGCCAGGGCGGCTGGCTGGAGAATCAGCAGGGTGCGGTCGCGCTGGGCCAGCCCGAGTCGGCCAGCACGTGGTTCCCGGTCAACGACCACCCGCGCGACAAGGCCACCTTCAAGCTCGAGATGACCGTGCCCGAGGGCGTCGAGGCGATCAGCAACGGCGTGCCCGGCCCGCAGCGCACCAGCGGCGGCTGGACGACGTGGACGTGGTCGCAGAGCGCGCCCATGGCGAGCTACCTGGCGATGGTCGTGATCGGGCAGTACCGGGTCACCACCACCGAGCACAACGGCAAGCCGATGGTGATCGCGATTTCCGAGGCGCTGCCCGCCGACGGCGCGGCCGCCCAGTCGCTGGCCCGGACGGCCGAGATCACCGACTTCCTGGCCACCAAGTTCGGCCCGTATCCGTTCGACGCGAACGGCGGGGTCGCGGTCGACGACCAGCGCATCGGGTACGCGCTGGAGACGCAGAGCCGGCCGGTGTACGGGCCCGCGTTCTTCACCGGCGGCCCCAACCAGGGCGTGGTCGCCCACGAGCTGGCCCACCAGTGGTTCGGCGACAGCGTGGCCCTGGAGAAGTGGCAGGACATCTGGCTCAACGAGGGCTTCGCCACGTACGCGGAGTGGCTGTGGGACGAGCACTCGGGCGGCGACAGCGTGCAGGCCAACTTCGACAACGTCTACAACTCGTACGCGTGGAACCAGCCCGGCCAGGCCGGCAACCCCGGGGCGAACCGCATCTTCGGGCAGGCCGTCTATCAGCGCGGCGGCATGACCGTCTTCGCGCTGCGCAAGGCGATCGGCGACCCCGCGTTCGACCAGCTGCTCAAGCGGTGGACCAGCGAGCACAAGGACGGCAACGCCGGCACCGACGACCTGATCGCGATGGCCGAGGAGATCTCGGGCAAGCAGCTCGACGACCTGTTCCAGGCCTGGCTGTTCAGCGACGAGAAGCCGGCCAAGCCCTGA
- a CDS encoding GuaB3 family IMP dehydrogenase-related protein: MRDVVEIGLGKTAQRGYHLDDIAIVPSRRTRDVDDVSTEWRVDAYPFKIPCVAHPSDATMSPESAIALGRLGGLGVLNAEGLWTRYEDPTKILEELASLDEDADATRRLQEVYSEPIKPELIAERVRTMREGGITVAVRVSPQHTLALAPVVLDAGVDLLVIQGTLVSAEHVSTTDEPLNLKEFIADLDLPVIVGGCTDYKTALHLMRTGAAGVIVGVGADEWSTTDTVLGIRVPMATAIADAAAARRDYLDETGGRYVHLIADGGISTSGDIAKAIGCGADAVMLGEPLSLAEGAPAGGAWWHSSASHPQLPRGGFCIAGEPDGTLEELLYGPANRPDGQLNLFGGLRRAMAKCGYRDVKEFQKVALVLDK, encoded by the coding sequence ATGCGTGACGTCGTGGAGATCGGTCTGGGCAAGACCGCTCAGCGCGGATACCACCTGGACGACATCGCCATCGTCCCGAGCCGCCGCACCCGCGACGTGGACGACGTGTCCACCGAGTGGCGCGTCGACGCCTACCCCTTCAAGATCCCCTGCGTCGCGCATCCGTCCGACGCGACCATGAGCCCGGAGTCCGCGATCGCCCTGGGCCGCCTCGGCGGCCTGGGCGTGCTCAACGCCGAGGGCCTGTGGACGCGTTACGAGGACCCGACCAAGATCCTGGAGGAGCTGGCCTCGCTCGACGAGGACGCCGACGCCACCCGGCGCCTGCAGGAGGTCTACTCCGAGCCGATCAAGCCGGAGTTGATCGCCGAGCGCGTGCGCACGATGCGCGAGGGCGGCATCACCGTCGCCGTCCGGGTGTCGCCGCAGCACACCCTCGCGCTGGCGCCGGTCGTGCTCGACGCCGGGGTCGACCTGCTCGTCATCCAGGGCACCCTGGTCAGTGCCGAGCACGTGTCCACGACGGACGAGCCGCTCAACCTCAAGGAGTTCATCGCCGACCTCGACCTGCCGGTCATCGTCGGCGGCTGCACCGACTACAAGACAGCGCTGCACCTGATGCGCACCGGTGCGGCCGGCGTGATCGTGGGGGTCGGGGCCGACGAGTGGTCGACCACCGACACCGTGCTCGGCATCCGCGTGCCGATGGCCACCGCGATCGCCGACGCCGCGGCCGCCCGCCGTGACTACCTCGACGAGACCGGCGGCCGCTACGTGCACCTGATCGCCGACGGCGGCATCTCGACCTCGGGCGACATCGCCAAGGCGATCGGCTGCGGCGCCGACGCGGTGATGCTCGGCGAGCCGCTCTCACTGGCCGAGGGCGCCCCGGCCGGCGGTGCCTGGTGGCATTCGTCGGCCAGCCACCCGCAGCTTCCGCGCGGCGGGTTCTGCATCGCGGGCGAGCCCGACGGCACCCTCGAGGAGCTGCTCTACGGCCCGGCCAACCGGCCCGACGGCCAGCTCAACCTGTTCGGCGGGCTGCGGCGCGCGATGGCCAAGTGCGGTTATCGCGACGTCAAGGAGTTCCAGAAGGTCGCGCTCGTCCTCGACAAGTAG
- the guaB gene encoding IMP dehydrogenase, whose protein sequence is METDSARTVPLGLTFDDVLLQPGESDIVPSRVNTNTRLTRNISLTIPLLSAAMDTVTEARMAIAMAREGGIGVLHRNLSAEDQAAQVDLVKRSESGMITNPVTCSPDDTLREVDQLCGRYRISGVPVTDADGTLVGIVTNRDMRFVTDENAQVRDVMTKMPLITAPVGVTKDQALGLLQQHKIEKLPLIDDSGKLRGLITVKDFTKSEQYPNATKDAQGRLRVAAAVGVGDESYKRARGLIDAGVDVIIVDTSHGHQRQVLDMIARLKRDTGTDIVGGNVATYAGAKAMAEAGADAVKVGVGPGAICTTRIVAGVGVPQITAVMEAQRACAPFGVPVIADGGIQYSGDIAKAIVAGAETVMLGGLLAGSEESPGDLIFVNGKQYKSYRGMGSLGAMQSRGQAKSYSKDRYFQHDVPEEKLVPEGVEGQVPYRGPLSRVVAQLVGGVRLAMGYAGAETIPDLQQRGQLIRITAAGLKESHPHDIQMTVEAPNYHSR, encoded by the coding sequence GTGGAAACTGACTCGGCCCGTACGGTTCCGCTCGGTCTGACCTTCGACGATGTGCTTCTCCAGCCCGGCGAATCGGACATCGTGCCGAGCCGGGTCAACACGAACACGCGGCTCACCCGCAACATCAGCTTGACCATCCCGCTGCTGTCGGCCGCGATGGACACCGTCACCGAGGCCCGCATGGCGATCGCCATGGCCCGTGAGGGTGGCATCGGCGTGCTGCACCGCAACCTCTCCGCGGAGGACCAGGCGGCCCAGGTCGACCTGGTCAAGCGGTCCGAGTCGGGCATGATCACCAACCCGGTCACCTGCAGCCCCGACGACACGCTGCGCGAGGTCGACCAGCTCTGCGGCCGTTACCGCATCTCGGGCGTGCCGGTCACCGACGCCGACGGCACCCTGGTCGGCATCGTGACCAACCGCGACATGCGCTTCGTCACCGACGAGAACGCGCAGGTGCGCGACGTCATGACCAAGATGCCGCTGATCACCGCCCCGGTCGGGGTGACCAAGGACCAGGCGCTCGGCCTGCTCCAGCAGCACAAGATCGAGAAGCTGCCGCTGATCGACGACAGCGGCAAGCTGCGCGGCCTGATCACGGTCAAGGACTTCACGAAGAGCGAGCAGTACCCCAACGCGACGAAGGACGCGCAGGGCCGCCTGCGGGTCGCGGCCGCGGTGGGCGTCGGCGACGAGTCCTACAAGCGGGCCCGCGGCCTGATCGACGCCGGCGTCGACGTGATCATCGTGGACACCTCGCACGGTCACCAGCGCCAGGTGCTCGACATGATCGCCCGGCTCAAGCGCGACACCGGCACCGACATCGTGGGCGGCAACGTCGCGACGTACGCGGGGGCCAAGGCGATGGCCGAGGCGGGCGCCGACGCGGTCAAGGTCGGTGTCGGTCCCGGCGCCATCTGCACGACCCGCATCGTGGCCGGGGTCGGCGTCCCGCAGATCACCGCCGTGATGGAGGCGCAGCGTGCGTGCGCGCCGTTCGGCGTCCCGGTGATCGCCGACGGCGGCATCCAGTACAGCGGCGACATCGCCAAGGCGATCGTGGCCGGCGCCGAGACCGTCATGCTGGGCGGCCTGCTGGCCGGCTCGGAGGAGAGCCCCGGCGACCTCATCTTCGTCAACGGCAAGCAGTACAAGTCGTACCGGGGAATGGGTTCGCTCGGCGCCATGCAGTCGCGCGGTCAGGCCAAGTCCTACTCCAAGGACCGCTACTTCCAGCATGATGTGCCGGAGGAGAAGCTCGTGCCCGAGGGCGTCGAGGGCCAGGTTCCCTACCGTGGCCCGCTCTCCCGGGTGGTGGCTCAGCTCGTCGGCGGTGTCCGGCTGGCGATGGGCTACGCCGGGGCCGAGACGATTCCCGACTTGCAGCAGCGTGGGCAGCTCATCAGGATTACCGCGGCGGGCCTCAAGGAAAGCCACCCGCACGACATCCAGATGACCGTCGAGGCTCCGAACTACCACTCGCGATAA